The following coding sequences lie in one Nocardioides sambongensis genomic window:
- a CDS encoding DUF6112 family protein, whose protein sequence is MIHLGLPTTIVALLPQDINIGPNSNGLPGISQLKSIVGASMTVGLILAVLGLIVSAVVWALGANSSNPHLAGRGKFGVLVGLGAAIVTGASVALVNFFWNVGQSV, encoded by the coding sequence GTGATCCACCTCGGTCTACCCACCACGATCGTGGCCCTGCTGCCGCAGGACATCAACATCGGCCCGAACTCCAACGGCCTGCCCGGCATCAGCCAGCTCAAGAGCATCGTCGGCGCCTCCATGACCGTCGGTCTCATTCTCGCGGTGCTCGGCCTCATCGTCTCCGCGGTCGTATGGGCGCTGGGCGCGAACTCGTCCAACCCTCACCTCGCCGGACGCGGCAAGTTCGGCGTCCTCGTGGGCTTGGGTGCGGCGATCGTGACGGGGGCTTCGGTGGCGCTGGTCAACTTCTTCTGGAACGTCGGCCAGTCGGTCTGA
- a CDS encoding DUF4230 domain-containing protein: protein MFTKLIGRLLTPLAILGLGVALLVAAKALGIHIPAPFSHQRIDNSQPPLLKSIQKLSEYHAAQGNFEVVVDLEDDVQHVPDWLSGRHAIFVGTGSVDVYVDLATLGEDAVKVGPDKTTVQIALPAPKLAAADLHLASGHFVMDDQGWFDRLKDYWLGDDDPDFQLEVMRSAEQKIGDAAQATELAERAEENTQSMLEGFLNALGYENVTVTFDTTAVDTSAASTASNEE from the coding sequence ATGTTCACCAAGCTCATCGGGCGGCTCTTGACCCCACTGGCGATCCTGGGCCTAGGAGTAGCTCTCCTTGTGGCGGCCAAGGCCCTTGGGATTCACATCCCCGCCCCGTTCAGTCACCAGCGCATCGACAACTCGCAACCGCCGCTGCTGAAGTCGATCCAGAAGCTCAGCGAGTACCACGCCGCCCAAGGAAACTTCGAGGTGGTCGTGGACCTGGAGGACGACGTACAGCATGTGCCGGACTGGCTGTCAGGTCGCCACGCAATCTTCGTCGGCACGGGCAGCGTCGATGTCTACGTGGACCTCGCGACCCTTGGTGAGGATGCGGTGAAGGTAGGTCCGGACAAGACGACAGTTCAGATCGCTCTGCCCGCACCGAAACTCGCCGCCGCCGACCTTCACCTCGCCAGTGGTCACTTCGTCATGGACGACCAGGGGTGGTTCGACCGGCTCAAGGACTACTGGCTCGGGGACGACGACCCGGACTTCCAACTTGAGGTCATGCGCAGCGCCGAGCAGAAGATCGGCGACGCCGCCCAGGCGACGGAGCTCGCAGAGAGAGCCGAGGAGAACACGCAGTCGATGCTCGAAGGGTTCCTCAACGCGCTCGGCTACGAGAACGTCACCGTCACATTTGATACCACCGCCGTCGACACGTCAGCCGCCAGCACGGCATCGAACGAGGAGTGA
- a CDS encoding conjugal transfer protein TrbL has product MFEAVWTVFDSTTMVDVTSGQYTKVYNILFGVAVFVMLGFFMLQVIGGMIRREPAALSRAALGLAKSVLGSFVALALLATALEVTDQLCIGIVNAAGTNMEQMGDRIALLTTGLVGLNIAAPGAGAVITMFIAGLAIGAAAIVWISLLIRKALLLIAIVFAPIALAGSSWDHTRGWVSKWASFVIALILSKVVLVVIFLLAIAQVSAPIDSDIQSVSEPIAGVVLMLMAGFAPYMTYKAISFMGFDMYHAMSAEQEGKSALNRPLPIPMNRTPGSQPSKVLNGGSSQSSGGGSTTPPTAPAGSGPSTGSLGAASPAGGSAGPASGSAGGGAGAGGGAAAGGVAAGLVVAKEAAAAGVRTGKAVGGAVSQQTDAAQQTPVSTSGAPLPQHVPDSVPSQPRGTRR; this is encoded by the coding sequence ATGTTCGAGGCGGTTTGGACGGTCTTCGACTCGACCACGATGGTCGACGTCACCAGCGGCCAGTACACGAAGGTCTACAACATCCTCTTCGGCGTCGCCGTCTTCGTCATGCTCGGCTTCTTCATGCTCCAGGTCATCGGCGGCATGATCCGACGAGAACCCGCTGCACTCTCGCGCGCGGCCCTCGGTTTGGCGAAGTCGGTCCTTGGCTCCTTCGTCGCTCTCGCACTCCTCGCCACGGCGCTGGAGGTCACCGACCAGCTCTGCATCGGCATCGTCAATGCAGCCGGGACCAACATGGAGCAGATGGGCGACCGCATCGCCCTGCTCACCACCGGGCTGGTCGGGCTCAACATCGCCGCCCCCGGCGCGGGTGCGGTCATCACGATGTTCATCGCGGGCCTCGCCATCGGTGCGGCGGCGATCGTGTGGATCAGTCTGCTGATCCGCAAGGCGCTCCTGCTCATCGCGATCGTCTTCGCTCCGATCGCTCTGGCCGGGTCGAGCTGGGACCACACACGTGGCTGGGTGAGCAAGTGGGCGTCGTTCGTGATCGCCCTGATCTTGTCGAAGGTCGTCCTGGTGGTGATCTTCCTGCTCGCGATCGCCCAGGTCTCCGCGCCCATCGACAGCGACATCCAATCGGTGAGTGAACCGATCGCCGGCGTCGTACTGATGCTCATGGCGGGGTTCGCTCCCTACATGACCTACAAGGCCATCAGCTTCATGGGATTCGACATGTACCACGCGATGTCAGCCGAGCAGGAAGGCAAGTCCGCTCTCAACCGGCCCCTACCGATCCCGATGAACCGCACCCCAGGCTCCCAGCCCAGCAAGGTCCTCAACGGCGGCTCCTCACAGAGCTCAGGCGGCGGCTCAACGACTCCGCCTACGGCACCGGCAGGCTCGGGACCGTCGACCGGAAGCCTCGGCGCCGCATCACCGGCAGGCGGCAGCGCGGGCCCGGCTAGTGGCTCAGCTGGAGGTGGCGCTGGTGCGGGCGGCGGCGCCGCTGCGGGTGGAGTCGCCGCAGGCCTCGTCGTCGCGAAGGAGGCCGCCGCCGCAGGAGTGCGCACCGGGAAGGCCGTCGGTGGCGCAGTCTCTCAGCAGACTGATGCGGCCCAGCAAACGCCGGTATCGACCTCCGGTGCGCCCCTCCCCCAGCACGTGCCGGACTCGGTTCCCTCCCAACCACGCGGCACGAGGCGCTGA
- a CDS encoding Sec23/Sec24 zinc finger-containing protein produces MSARFPDVDWYCDECDADLGEQPGFDDNNEVWECAECGHDNPISEGAIFDPWEFLAKFDPSKLGRS; encoded by the coding sequence GTGAGCGCGCGGTTCCCCGACGTCGACTGGTACTGCGACGAGTGTGACGCCGACCTGGGCGAGCAGCCTGGCTTCGACGACAACAACGAGGTCTGGGAGTGCGCCGAGTGTGGCCACGACAACCCCATCTCCGAGGGCGCCATCTTCGACCCCTGGGAGTTCTTGGCCAAGTTCGATCCGTCCAAGCTCGGGAGATCCTAA
- a CDS encoding DUF3800 domain-containing protein, which translates to MFVHGGWLIPSSNQDALLAAVAAFRERYRLNAPELKWQQLAKRDNGSAAFRDIFQTLLANAAVPFFQVMDKNYILAAKAVETFFDPEYNPCLPTEFTSAYDVKKNLAEGFLLAPDLLSMFADMLRAGVEPGPAQIEKLALQFADLIQESSGPARAEMLRHLGPESLADMGREFGADVWMRTTLGHSMFALMNQLEQFLRPRGVGIEIVHDNIVRFDELLGLVRGMFRESDGRDSVVINGALRYFSMPTVDSLRLGDSKEEPFIQLADLLVGFVRTVFTKLRRGERLDADERAVCGDLVMLHHEFYSWDVNVPKATLEQMAGIGWADLKQRFLP; encoded by the coding sequence GTGTTCGTCCACGGCGGCTGGCTGATTCCTTCATCCAATCAAGACGCACTACTTGCCGCAGTAGCTGCTTTCCGGGAGCGCTACCGTCTGAACGCCCCAGAGTTGAAGTGGCAGCAGTTGGCGAAGCGAGACAACGGCTCAGCGGCGTTCAGGGACATCTTCCAGACCCTGCTCGCCAACGCGGCTGTGCCGTTCTTCCAGGTGATGGACAAGAACTACATCCTCGCAGCTAAAGCAGTGGAGACGTTCTTCGATCCCGAGTACAACCCTTGTCTCCCGACGGAGTTCACGTCGGCATACGACGTCAAGAAGAACCTTGCAGAAGGCTTCTTGCTGGCTCCAGACCTTCTATCCATGTTCGCGGACATGCTCCGCGCGGGGGTCGAACCCGGGCCCGCGCAGATCGAGAAACTCGCGTTGCAGTTCGCAGATCTCATTCAAGAGAGCAGCGGACCTGCACGCGCGGAAATGCTCCGACACCTCGGCCCGGAGTCGCTCGCCGACATGGGGCGTGAGTTCGGCGCGGATGTGTGGATGCGGACCACGCTTGGGCACTCGATGTTCGCACTTATGAACCAGCTGGAGCAGTTTCTTCGTCCCCGCGGCGTGGGTATCGAGATCGTCCACGACAACATCGTTCGGTTCGACGAGCTGCTCGGGCTGGTTCGCGGCATGTTCCGCGAGTCCGACGGCCGTGACTCCGTGGTCATCAACGGCGCGCTTCGCTATTTCAGCATGCCCACCGTCGACAGCTTGAGACTCGGCGACTCGAAGGAAGAGCCCTTCATCCAACTTGCCGACCTGTTGGTCGGCTTTGTGCGCACAGTGTTCACGAAGCTCAGGCGCGGTGAGCGCCTTGATGCAGATGAGCGGGCTGTGTGCGGGGACCTCGTGATGCTCCATCACGAGTTCTACTCATGGGATGTGAACGTGCCGAAGGCGACGCTGGAGCAGATGGCCGGGATCGGATGGGCTGACCTCAAGCAGAGGTTCCTTCCGTGA
- a CDS encoding NYN domain-containing protein, with amino-acid sequence MNTVSINFNANTRTGRGNRHRKHTLPKCAGTGLARFRDRHQARDAAKAFTSGQQGRESSMFACPECRGWHVETRQATTPATEGAVPASVPAVAFTESLSTRKRRYFLVDIENPTRGAKATCEEVATFWDILKGQAPGIAPHDHVVVGASRGVAERYRTTITGANVRWVTGANAPDGADRALLGAVDLHQVARHYDELVIVSGDHAFADLAHRAKAFGLSVQVVTAETPERRSMLSRELAAAADVHTLVRLKVRPKRRENLRRLNLLKASLAGSTSTAAVAA; translated from the coding sequence ATGAACACAGTGAGCATCAACTTCAACGCCAATACTCGTACGGGCCGCGGCAATAGGCACCGCAAGCACACGCTCCCCAAGTGCGCGGGGACCGGCCTGGCGCGGTTCCGGGACCGCCACCAAGCCCGTGACGCAGCGAAGGCGTTCACCTCCGGGCAACAGGGTCGTGAGTCGAGCATGTTCGCCTGCCCCGAGTGCCGCGGTTGGCACGTCGAGACCCGTCAGGCCACCACGCCCGCCACTGAGGGTGCCGTGCCGGCATCGGTCCCGGCTGTTGCGTTCACGGAGTCACTCTCGACGCGCAAGCGCCGCTACTTCCTGGTCGACATTGAGAACCCGACTCGCGGCGCGAAGGCAACGTGCGAGGAGGTGGCGACCTTCTGGGACATTCTCAAGGGTCAGGCTCCCGGGATCGCTCCGCACGACCACGTTGTGGTGGGCGCCAGCCGCGGTGTCGCCGAGCGCTACCGCACCACCATCACCGGCGCGAACGTGAGGTGGGTGACGGGTGCCAACGCACCGGACGGCGCTGACCGCGCACTCCTCGGTGCGGTCGATCTCCACCAGGTCGCCCGTCACTACGACGAACTCGTCATCGTGAGTGGCGACCACGCCTTCGCGGACCTCGCCCACCGTGCCAAGGCCTTCGGTCTGAGTGTCCAGGTCGTGACGGCCGAGACACCCGAGCGGCGCTCAATGCTTTCGCGAGAGCTGGCGGCCGCCGCGGACGTGCACACGCTCGTCCGGCTCAAGGTCCGCCCGAAGCGGCGCGAGAACCTCCGCCGACTCAACCTGCTGAAGGCGAGCCTCGCCGGCTCCACGTCGACCGCTGCGGTGGCGGCATGA
- a CDS encoding SCO6880 family protein, translating to MSNSTTANDHALAAVKFSRLTRRGVLLGLSGSQLVVVGIGAVTLVFALYFDGGPSLIYAVPMLLACSALAFIGVGGRKLIEWLPIVSRWVWRSTGGQLLFRRHIVKPRPAGTLSLPGDAARLRQWFDPESGAVMVHDPHTATLTAIVGVTHPAFILLDPTEQQRRVTSWGRVLATACRSGRIASLQVMERTLPDSGKGLADWWSQHGHRDDSWTSTTYDELIDRAGPAGERHASTVSISLDMKAAGRAIRAAGGGNRGAAALLRQEMSTMTAALRAADLAPAGWLDPGDLAVILRSAYDPVVAGALERHGELGRDLATAGPVAVTETWSSVRSDSAHHCVLWISEWPRSLVYPGFLAPVLLSSGVRRTFTLLYTPMHTDQAARDIRKKKTEYISDAAQRQRIGQIEDAQQSAEYNDVLQQEADLTAGHGILRTTGLIAVSAQDPDELERAVADIEQAAIQASCETRRLWGQQAQAFSAGALPLCRAI from the coding sequence ATGAGCAACTCGACAACAGCGAACGATCACGCGCTCGCCGCAGTGAAGTTCTCCCGCCTGACCCGCCGAGGGGTGCTCCTGGGACTCTCGGGGTCTCAGCTGGTCGTCGTCGGCATCGGCGCGGTCACGCTCGTGTTCGCCTTGTACTTCGACGGCGGACCATCCCTGATCTATGCCGTCCCAATGCTGCTGGCCTGTTCGGCCCTGGCGTTCATCGGAGTCGGCGGTCGCAAGCTCATCGAGTGGCTGCCCATCGTGAGCCGATGGGTCTGGCGATCCACCGGTGGGCAACTGCTGTTCCGCCGCCACATCGTCAAGCCCCGCCCTGCGGGAACCCTCTCACTGCCTGGCGACGCAGCGCGCCTGCGACAGTGGTTCGACCCGGAGAGCGGCGCGGTCATGGTCCACGACCCCCACACCGCGACCCTGACCGCGATCGTCGGGGTCACGCATCCCGCTTTCATCCTGCTCGATCCCACCGAGCAACAGCGCCGCGTCACGAGCTGGGGCCGAGTGCTCGCCACCGCCTGCCGCTCTGGTCGCATCGCCTCGTTGCAGGTGATGGAGCGGACCCTGCCTGACTCCGGCAAGGGCCTGGCGGACTGGTGGTCGCAGCACGGCCACCGCGACGACTCCTGGACCTCGACGACGTACGACGAGCTCATCGACCGCGCCGGCCCCGCCGGTGAGCGTCATGCCAGCACCGTCTCGATCTCACTCGACATGAAGGCCGCCGGTCGGGCGATCCGCGCTGCCGGGGGCGGCAACCGCGGAGCCGCCGCCCTACTGCGCCAAGAGATGTCCACGATGACTGCCGCACTACGGGCCGCCGACCTCGCGCCGGCAGGATGGCTGGACCCCGGCGACCTCGCCGTCATCCTGCGCTCGGCCTACGACCCCGTCGTCGCGGGTGCTCTCGAGCGCCACGGCGAACTGGGCCGCGACCTCGCAACCGCCGGTCCGGTCGCCGTCACCGAGACCTGGTCGAGCGTGCGCTCCGACTCCGCGCACCACTGCGTGCTCTGGATCAGCGAGTGGCCGCGATCCCTCGTCTACCCCGGCTTCCTCGCGCCGGTACTCCTCTCCTCGGGCGTGCGCCGCACCTTCACGCTCCTTTACACGCCCATGCACACCGACCAAGCCGCTCGAGACATCCGCAAGAAGAAGACCGAGTACATCTCCGACGCCGCCCAGCGTCAGCGAATCGGACAGATCGAGGACGCCCAACAGTCGGCCGAGTACAACGACGTCCTCCAGCAGGAAGCCGACCTCACCGCCGGCCACGGCATCCTCCGCACCACCGGGCTCATCGCCGTCAGCGCCCAAGACCCCGACGAGCTCGAGCGTGCTGTAGCCGATATCGAGCAGGCCGCGATCCAGGCTTCGTGCGAAACCCGGCGGCTCTGGGGTCAGCAGGCACAAGCGTTCTCGGCTGGAGCCCTGCCTTTGTGCCGTGCAATCTGA